In a genomic window of Spiroplasma melliferum:
- a CDS encoding chitinase translates to MRRILNLLISTTIIFGTIPNLLANSSYTFATNNRKQIDKQGLEYEARPLYLDGLITFQLDGNQKLNYTKLLNESIELGEINENKREAILQAIKQKYPRAKISELEVEIPENNYNVSNNTFWAHLKVKKTSIVYPQNLLNKKVIFKIKDHNIKKRTAPKSLLELASTVNIGDIECFDIDEEHIRNRLVTLNHSIFSRSDFLDAFVFDNIGQTSARGHLRDNIRVGERITDVIPDNLDFIINYNPVVTLSRVIPNRNLGTLENNFSHTILSQLQEDNPLITQLQLHLRISDINQITARIYIVNSTVLYNGREFNIDNTESPIEVNFRTDNFTLSSLATNTNLGELPNNNAKTIKLAFLRHNLHIKESDIKFIDQITDNSAVIVGNLDKVYHAPTIHFSDDTWLPIASDDARILTGGTILYNLFSDRIIVSFTLKKTSLLNKFKKWLTRNEKPNANGKWTTLINNLPKDYSNNDLDNILGYTALSKEKKQEIWNKINQQFGLTTVDIGNIEINDKEHILNSAYLLNHPIFSDPNFKQNFIFDKITKDTATGHLLNNIFAKEEFLDDFITNKTTFTFKFNTNQRIINNINLNWKVIGPITDDTKVWRNTINLIKWSDYANTWQEFRKKYKHIKINNINSSAGGQGTTISNTRTNIKFNTENINQYLNSDKNNLSLLEYSYCIFMPLFYVEQKAMLYIKNLWFEGEYLKIQIVSYTFSFLALYHVWSNLKIDKVEVY, encoded by the coding sequence ATGAGAAGAATTTTAAACTTATTAATTAGTACAACTATAATTTTTGGAACTATTCCAAATTTATTGGCAAATAGTTCTTATACATTTGCAACAAATAATAGAAAGCAAATAGATAAGCAAGGACTTGAATATGAAGCAAGACCTTTATATCTAGATGGATTAATAACATTTCAATTAGATGGTAATCAAAAATTAAATTATACAAAACTACTTAATGAATCAATAGAACTTGGTGAGATTAACGAAAATAAACGAGAAGCAATTTTACAAGCAATAAAACAAAAATATCCAAGAGCAAAAATATCTGAGCTTGAAGTAGAAATTCCAGAAAATAATTATAATGTTTCAAACAATACTTTTTGAGCACATCTTAAGGTTAAAAAAACTTCTATAGTTTATCCACAAAATTTATTAAATAAAAAAGTAATTTTTAAAATAAAAGATCATAACATTAAGAAAAGAACTGCTCCTAAGTCATTGTTAGAATTAGCATCAACAGTTAATATTGGGGATATTGAATGTTTTGATATTGATGAAGAACATATTCGGAATCGTTTAGTGACATTAAATCACTCAATTTTTTCTCGCTCAGATTTTCTTGATGCCTTTGTTTTTGATAACATTGGTCAAACTAGTGCGCGAGGACATTTACGAGATAATATCAGAGTTGGAGAAAGGATAACCGATGTTATCCCTGATAATCTTGATTTTATAATTAATTATAATCCCGTTGTTACTTTATCTAGGGTTATTCCAAATCGAAATTTAGGAACTCTTGAAAATAATTTTTCACATACAATTTTAAGCCAATTACAAGAAGATAATCCTTTAATAACACAATTGCAATTACATTTAAGGATATCAGATATAAATCAAATCACTGCAAGAATTTATATTGTTAATTCTACAGTCCTATATAATGGAAGGGAGTTTAATATTGACAATACTGAATCACCCATTGAAGTAAATTTCAGGACAGATAATTTTACTTTATCTTCTTTAGCAACAAATACTAATTTAGGAGAATTACCTAATAATAATGCTAAAACAATTAAACTGGCTTTTCTTCGTCATAATTTGCATATCAAAGAAAGCGATATTAAGTTTATTGACCAAATTACTGATAATAGTGCTGTTATTGTTGGAAACTTAGATAAAGTTTATCATGCTCCGACGATACATTTTTCTGATGATACATGGCTTCCGATTGCATCAGATGATGCTAGGATTTTAACTGGTGGAACTATTCTTTATAATTTATTTTCTGATAGAATTATTGTTTCTTTTACATTAAAAAAGACATCCCTTCTTAATAAATTTAAAAAATGATTAACAAGAAACGAAAAACCAAATGCTAATGGCAAATGAACAACTTTAATAAATAATTTACCTAAGGATTATAGTAATAATGATTTAGATAATATTTTGGGATATACTGCACTATCAAAAGAGAAAAAACAAGAAATATGAAATAAAATAAATCAACAGTTTGGTTTAACGACAGTTGACATTGGAAATATTGAAATAAATGATAAGGAGCACATTCTTAATAGCGCATATCTTTTAAACCATCCAATTTTTTCTGATCCAAATTTTAAACAAAATTTTATTTTTGATAAAATTACAAAAGATACTGCAACAGGTCATTTATTAAATAATATTTTTGCAAAAGAAGAATTCTTAGATGATTTTATTACTAATAAGACTACTTTTACATTTAAATTCAATACAAATCAAAGAATAATAAATAATATAAATTTAAATTGAAAAGTAATTGGACCAATAACTGATGATACAAAAGTATGAAGAAACACAATAAATTTAATTAAATGATCAGATTATGCTAATACCTGACAGGAATTTAGAAAAAAATATAAACATATTAAAATTAATAATATTAATTCTTCTGCAGGTGGGCAAGGAACAACAATATCTAATACTAGAACAAATATTAAATTTAATACCGAAAACATTAACCAATATTTAAATTCTGATAAAAATAATTTATCTCTATTAGAATATTCCTATTGTATTTTTATGCCTCTTTTTTATGTAGAACAAAAAGCAATGTTATATATTAAAAATTTATGATTTGAAGGAGAATATTTAAAGATACAAATAGTATCATATACTTTTTCTTTCTTAGCTTTGTATCATGTTTGATCAAATTTGAAAATTGATAAAGTTGAAGTGTATTAA
- a CDS encoding elongation factor P: MISVNDFRPGLTFQYEGNIYIVIEAQHSKSGRGQAHVKTKVKNLRSNATTNITFTGGDKVEKAMIDKVEMQYLYDDGTNVIFMDTQTYEQLEIPSTNLVWEKNFLKEGVMASVTKYDGEVLGIILPDKVDLTITEAEAAVKGDTSSGAMKKAVLETGLELQVPLFIKEGEVITVSTSDGKYSGRA, translated from the coding sequence ATGATTAGTGTAAACGATTTCCGCCCAGGATTAACGTTTCAATATGAAGGTAATATTTACATCGTAATTGAAGCACAACATTCAAAATCAGGTCGTGGGCAAGCACATGTTAAAACAAAAGTTAAAAATTTGCGAAGTAATGCAACAACAAATATTACTTTCACTGGTGGTGATAAAGTTGAAAAAGCAATGATTGACAAGGTTGAAATGCAATATTTATATGATGATGGTACCAATGTCATCTTTATGGATACGCAAACTTATGAGCAATTAGAAATTCCATCAACTAATTTAGTTTGAGAAAAAAACTTTTTAAAAGAGGGAGTAATGGCTTCTGTCACAAAATATGATGGTGAAGTATTGGGAATTATTTTACCAGATAAGGTGGATTTAACAATAACTGAGGCAGAAGCAGCAGTAAAAGGTGATACTAGTTCTGGAGCAATGAAAAAAGCAGTGCTAGAAACTGGATTAGAATTACAGGTTCCTTTGTTTATTAAAGAAGGAGAAGTTATTACTGTTTCAACTAGTGATGGAAAATATTCCGGACGTGCTTAA
- a CDS encoding 4-hydroxy-3-methylbut-2-en-1-yl diphosphate synthase encodes MNKRNNTRKVMVGNVQIGGQNKVVIQSMTNTKTHDVEATLSQINQLYQEGCEIIRIAVLGKDDAAVLKTIVERSPCPLVADIHFNYEFALIAADAGISKIRINPGNIGSIENTKKVVEKCLEKKIPIRIGVNSGSLPLDLVNKYGWTPKAMIESARRHIEILEHLGFYDIILSLKATEPLMAIEAYTLASQEWNYPLHLGITEAGSHHTGTIKSCSGLSPLLFNGIGDTIRISLSTDPIAEVEVAKRMLNSLGLYDNIVDVIACPTCGRLEYDLFPVVKELEEYTKDLKIPLKIAILGCVVNGPGEAKQADLGIAGGKNGGIIFKKGKIYKSCKQEDLVPELKLLIDEYYQEWQQKNIQQ; translated from the coding sequence ATGAATAAACGAAATAATACTCGAAAAGTAATGGTTGGTAATGTTCAAATTGGCGGCCAAAATAAAGTTGTTATTCAATCAATGACTAATACGAAAACACACGATGTTGAAGCTACTTTATCACAAATTAATCAACTATATCAAGAAGGTTGTGAAATTATTCGAATTGCTGTATTAGGAAAAGATGATGCTGCTGTCTTAAAAACAATTGTTGAACGTTCTCCTTGCCCATTAGTTGCGGACATCCATTTTAATTATGAATTTGCTTTAATCGCTGCTGATGCTGGTATTAGTAAAATTCGAATTAATCCAGGTAACATTGGAAGTATAGAAAATACAAAAAAAGTTGTTGAAAAATGTCTTGAAAAAAAGATTCCAATTCGAATTGGGGTTAATTCTGGTAGTTTACCATTAGATCTTGTTAATAAATATGGTTGAACTCCTAAAGCAATGATTGAAAGTGCTCGCCGTCATATTGAAATTTTAGAGCACCTTGGTTTTTATGATATTATTTTATCTTTAAAAGCAACTGAACCATTAATGGCAATTGAAGCTTATACCTTAGCTAGCCAAGAATGAAATTATCCCCTTCATTTAGGAATTACTGAAGCTGGCAGTCATCATACAGGAACAATTAAATCATGTAGTGGTTTATCACCGCTCCTTTTTAATGGCATTGGTGATACGATTCGGATTAGTTTATCAACTGATCCAATCGCCGAAGTTGAAGTTGCTAAACGAATGTTAAATTCACTAGGACTTTATGATAACATTGTTGATGTGATTGCTTGTCCAACATGTGGTCGTTTAGAATATGACCTTTTCCCTGTTGTAAAAGAATTAGAAGAATATACAAAAGATTTAAAAATTCCATTAAAAATTGCCATTTTAGGTTGTGTTGTTAATGGTCCTGGAGAAGCTAAACAAGCTGATTTAGGAATTGCTGGTGGTAAAAATGGTGGAATTATTTTTAAAAAAGGTAAAATTTATAAATCATGTAAACAAGAAGATCTTGTTCCAGAATTAAAACTATTAATTGATGAATATTATCAAGAATGACAACAAAAAAACATTCAGCAATAA
- a CDS encoding uridine kinase: MQPKPKNKVQLVTITGGTASGKTTVANKIAEILQGKKIVYLKMDHYYKKLDDLTLAERKKINFDHPNALDLELLVNHLQLLKNHQNIQMPNYDFTISNRSIQTTEIKSGDVIILDGILGLALEEIRKLSDIKIFIKTEDDIRFIRRLTRDLSERGRTVESIINQYLTTVKPMHEYFVEPSIKYADIIVPYYEGNEIAIDMIATKIKALLLDKK, from the coding sequence ATGCAACCAAAACCAAAAAATAAAGTGCAATTAGTTACTATTACTGGTGGAACTGCAAGTGGCAAAACAACAGTTGCTAATAAAATTGCTGAAATTTTGCAAGGAAAAAAGATAGTTTATTTAAAGATGGATCATTATTATAAAAAATTAGATGATTTGACATTAGCAGAACGAAAAAAAATTAATTTTGATCATCCAAATGCCCTTGATTTAGAATTATTAGTTAATCATTTACAACTCTTAAAAAATCATCAGAACATTCAAATGCCAAATTATGATTTTACAATTTCTAATCGCTCAATACAAACAACGGAAATAAAAAGCGGTGATGTGATTATCCTTGATGGTATTTTAGGTTTAGCATTAGAAGAAATTCGCAAATTATCGGATATTAAAATCTTTATTAAAACAGAAGATGATATTCGTTTTATTCGACGTTTAACACGTGATTTATCAGAACGAGGGCGAACAGTTGAAAGTATTATTAATCAGTATTTAACAACAGTAAAACCAATGCATGAATATTTTGTTGAGCCAAGTATTAAATATGCCGATATTATTGTGCCATATTATGAAGGAAATGAAATCGCAATTGATATGATTGCAACAAAAATTAAGGCTTTATTACTTGATAAAAAATAA
- a CDS encoding transcription elongation factor GreA, which yields MNEEILLTKEGIKDLQEELDNLINVIRPEVIEELKEARAQGDLSENADYDAARNRQAEVEGRIKEIESLLTKAKEIKEVKSKTGIIKLGSTVTFTNLLINKKYELKIVGAVEANPFENTISNESPIAKAIIGKKAGDLIEIKGIQEPYKVKILTVE from the coding sequence ATGAATGAAGAAATTTTGTTAACTAAAGAGGGAATTAAAGACTTACAAGAAGAATTAGATAATTTAATTAATGTTATTCGTCCCGAAGTGATTGAAGAGTTAAAAGAAGCTCGTGCACAGGGAGACTTATCAGAAAATGCTGATTATGATGCAGCACGAAACCGTCAAGCGGAAGTTGAAGGACGAATTAAAGAAATTGAATCATTATTAACAAAAGCAAAAGAAATTAAGGAAGTTAAATCAAAAACAGGAATTATTAAGTTAGGAAGTACAGTAACGTTTACTAATTTATTAATTAATAAAAAATATGAACTTAAAATTGTTGGTGCTGTTGAGGCTAATCCTTTTGAAAATACAATTTCAAATGAATCACCAATTGCAAAAGCTATTATTGGGAAAAAAGCTGGCGATTTAATTGAAATTAAGGGAATTCAAGAACCTTATAAAGTTAAAATTTTAACTGTAGAATAA
- a CDS encoding putative outer surface lipoprotein: protein MKKLLSLLSALTIGSTAIPAGYAMNPYNFENNNKFSGEWSYGEKSFDWKNNYLTINVGKPKLKDFIPVIYDTEAKIEKLSLEINVLWTKIRESEQEKTTLEQSKKVLESQLLTMQQVKEGLDKQILEATSQNISLKAELELKKSLNSNLTSIVTSLEKQLMVTKQEKLGLEQSKKVLESQLLTMQQVKEGLDKQILEATSQNISLKAELELKTAEISKVTKESQEKVTALEAEVADLKAKLVASEQNKLSLEQKMKEVEAKLNTITEEKLVLETNLKDKSKEINDLNLKLEQANDEINNLNSQVANLNTKLAASEQDKLSLEEAKKEVEANLEKVTEEKTTLEANLKESQEKVTALEAEVAELKANLETSEQDKATLEASNKELQSKIDELTSNSENANLVKELQEKVTALEAEVAELKANLETSEQDKATLEASNKELQSKIDELTSNSENANLVKELQDKVASLEEEKTTLEASNKELQEKVNELTEKAQG, encoded by the coding sequence ATGAAAAAACTTTTAAGTTTATTAAGTGCACTAACAATTGGATCAACTGCTATTCCAGCAGGATATGCGATGAATCCTTACAATTTTGAAAATAATAATAAATTCTCAGGAGAATGAAGTTATGGTGAAAAATCTTTTGATTGAAAGAATAATTATTTAACTATTAATGTTGGGAAACCAAAATTAAAAGATTTTATTCCAGTAATTTATGATACTGAAGCAAAAATTGAAAAATTAAGTTTAGAAATTAATGTTCTTTGAACAAAAATTAGAGAGAGTGAGCAGGAAAAAACTACTTTAGAACAAAGTAAGAAAGTTCTTGAATCACAATTACTAACGATGCAGCAAGTTAAAGAAGGATTAGACAAACAAATTCTTGAGGCAACAAGTCAAAATATTAGTCTAAAAGCAGAATTAGAACTAAAAAAATCATTGAATAGTAATTTAACTTCAATAGTTACTAGTCTAGAAAAACAGTTAATGGTTACTAAACAAGAAAAACTTGGTTTAGAACAAAGTAAGAAAGTTCTTGAATCACAATTACTAACGATGCAGCAAGTTAAAGAAGGATTAGACAAACAAATTCTTGAGGCAACAAGTCAAAATATTAGTCTAAAAGCAGAATTAGAACTAAAAACAGCAGAAATTAGTAAGGTAACAAAAGAATCACAAGAAAAAGTTACTGCGTTGGAAGCAGAAGTTGCTGATTTAAAAGCTAAGTTAGTAGCTAGTGAACAAAATAAACTTTCTTTAGAACAAAAAATGAAAGAAGTTGAAGCTAAATTAAATACAATTACTGAAGAAAAACTTGTTTTAGAAACTAATTTAAAAGATAAGTCAAAAGAAATTAATGATTTAAATTTAAAATTAGAGCAAGCAAATGATGAAATTAATAATTTAAATTCACAGGTTGCTAATTTGAATACTAAATTAGCAGCTAGTGAGCAAGATAAACTTTCTTTAGAAGAAGCTAAGAAAGAGGTTGAAGCTAATTTAGAAAAAGTTACTGAGGAAAAAACTACTTTAGAAGCTAATCTAAAAGAATCACAAGAAAAAGTTACTGCGTTGGAAGCAGAAGTTGCTGAGTTGAAAGCTAACCTAGAAACTAGTGAGCAAGATAAAGCGACTTTAGAAGCAAGTAATAAAGAGTTACAAAGTAAAATTGATGAATTGACAAGTAATTCAGAAAATGCTAATTTAGTTAAAGAATTGCAAGAAAAAGTTACTGCGTTGGAAGCAGAAGTTGCTGAGTTGAAAGCTAACCTAGAAACTAGTGAGCAAGATAAAGCGACTTTAGAAGCAAGCAATAAAGAGTTACAAAGTAAAATTGATGAATTGACAAGTAATTCAGAAAATGCTAATTTAGTTAAAGAATTGCAAGATAAAGTAGCTAGTCTTGAAGAAGAGAAAACTACTTTAGAAGCAAGCAATAAAGAGTTACAAGAAAAAGTTAATGAGTTAACAGAAAAAGCGCAAGGATAA
- a CDS encoding fibril protein, producing the protein MKDKNSIKTVKKYWWKNCVIQHVKYHGKTFIIATVGYGKANAAMAITYLLEKYPGLQTILNVDLALSTNDKHDTGDTTISTKFIYRDADLTVFKDIKYGQIVNEPESFQFDGEFAKVVKDFKLGLTEGVTGTADMLIYNSKQFKEMVDKYGHTIDVIDTEAGAIAQVAKKSSINYIALKIIYNNALSPWDNDPIHKFKMYETVNTLKYLLRRLFNLLSSNYIIDLSQSSQDDLDSINELFEIKHDQWIKLFKPNTHKVLSGFGPSLMLVDKQEKTPVALDIIQVMRSKAKEAEGPSKVILGEDEWKNAPKKWLRKLLFLEQVRVNDDELLWNKSAKYDLNNEKLYKIETVANEIAAAIAEKCQDKSSYTYNGATVPEKYLLVNCDARISFYITHNQSHEFVEDKNFGTQLVSNEFVKYLNEALKDVDSPYQQIVIYMTIPALDYRKNPVFIPSNKGANRGVKFGALNQKLQRDYTVVDITRNDYDPIKVGSFKVTIRLKSE; encoded by the coding sequence ATGAAAGATAAGAACAGTATTAAAACAGTAAAAAAATATTGGTGAAAGAACTGTGTAATTCAACATGTTAAATACCATGGAAAAACTTTTATTATAGCAACAGTAGGATATGGTAAAGCAAATGCTGCAATGGCTATTACTTACTTATTAGAAAAATATCCTGGTTTACAAACAATTTTAAATGTAGACTTAGCATTGTCAACAAACGATAAGCATGATACAGGAGATACAACAATCTCAACAAAATTTATTTATCGTGATGCTGACTTAACAGTTTTTAAAGATATTAAATATGGACAAATTGTTAATGAACCTGAATCATTCCAATTCGATGGTGAATTCGCTAAAGTTGTTAAAGACTTTAAATTGGGGTTAACAGAGGGAGTTACTGGAACAGCAGATATGTTGATTTATAACTCAAAACAATTTAAGGAAATGGTTGATAAATATGGGCATACTATTGATGTAATTGATACTGAAGCAGGGGCAATTGCGCAAGTTGCTAAAAAATCAAGTATTAATTATATTGCTTTAAAAATTATTTATAATAATGCATTATCACCATGAGATAATGATCCAATCCATAAATTTAAAATGTATGAAACAGTTAATACATTAAAATACTTATTAAGAAGATTATTTAACTTATTAAGTTCAAATTATATTATTGATTTATCACAATCTTCACAAGATGATTTAGATTCAATTAATGAATTATTTGAAATTAAACATGACCAATGAATTAAATTATTTAAACCAAATACACATAAAGTGTTATCAGGATTTGGGCCTTCATTAATGTTAGTTGATAAACAAGAAAAAACTCCTGTTGCATTAGATATTATTCAAGTAATGCGTTCAAAAGCAAAAGAAGCAGAAGGACCAAGTAAAGTAATTTTAGGAGAGGATGAATGAAAAAATGCTCCTAAAAAATGATTACGTAAATTATTATTTTTAGAACAAGTTCGTGTTAATGATGATGAATTATTATGAAATAAATCAGCAAAATATGATTTAAATAATGAAAAATTATATAAAATTGAAACAGTTGCAAATGAAATTGCTGCAGCCATTGCTGAAAAATGTCAAGATAAATCATCATATACATATAATGGGGCAACAGTACCAGAAAAATACTTATTAGTAAATTGTGATGCAAGAATTTCATTTTACATTACCCATAACCAATCACATGAATTTGTTGAAGATAAAAACTTTGGAACACAATTAGTAAGTAATGAATTTGTTAAATATTTAAATGAAGCATTGAAAGATGTTGACTCACCATATCAACAAATTGTTATTTATATGACAATTCCAGCATTAGATTATCGAAAAAATCCAGTGTTTATTCCTTCAAACAAAGGAGCAAACAGAGGTGTTAAATTTGGGGCTTTAAATCAAAAACTACAACGAGATTATACTGTTGTTGATATTACAAGAAATGATTATGATCCAATTAAAGTTGGTTCATTCAAAGTTACAATTCGTTTAAAAAGTGAATAA
- a CDS encoding putative endonuclease IV, with translation MKDYNLIIGSHVSMNKQQNYLLGALNESLNNNANAMMIYTGPPQNTIRVSTEQFFIPEFYQQLKEHHFDINNIIIHAPYIINLANTTNPSTFEIAVEFLKKEITRADEIGIKTIVLHPGSGVGAPEQVGLDRIIEGLNLVLTPNQKAKIALETMAGKGSELGTSFAQLKYIIDNVKLNDKLGVCWDTCHMHDAGYRLTKALDDIIIEFEQLIGLNRLLCLHINDSKNPLNAHKDRHENIGYGYLGFETLLKIIYHPKLDGMIKILETPYVGEKKHAVAPYKDEIAMIKAKNFTDPFQQKGKIKIDLGE, from the coding sequence ATGAAAGATTATAATTTAATTATTGGGAGTCACGTTAGTATGAACAAGCAGCAAAATTATTTGCTGGGTGCCTTAAATGAAAGTCTAAATAATAATGCTAACGCAATGATGATATATACAGGACCACCCCAAAATACTATTCGTGTTAGTACTGAACAATTTTTTATTCCAGAATTTTATCAACAATTAAAAGAACATCATTTTGATATTAATAATATTATTATTCATGCTCCTTATATTATTAATTTAGCGAACACAACTAATCCTAGTACTTTTGAAATAGCTGTTGAGTTTTTAAAAAAAGAAATTACTCGTGCTGATGAAATTGGAATTAAAACAATTGTTTTACATCCTGGAAGTGGTGTTGGCGCGCCAGAACAAGTTGGATTAGATCGAATTATTGAAGGATTAAATTTAGTTTTAACACCTAATCAAAAAGCAAAAATTGCTTTAGAAACAATGGCTGGCAAGGGGAGCGAATTAGGAACAAGTTTTGCCCAACTAAAATATATTATTGATAATGTTAAATTAAATGATAAATTAGGGGTTTGTTGAGATACTTGTCATATGCATGATGCTGGTTATCGCTTGACAAAAGCGTTAGATGATATTATTATAGAATTTGAGCAATTAATTGGTTTAAACCGGTTATTATGTTTACATATTAATGACAGTAAAAATCCTTTAAATGCCCATAAGGATCGCCACGAAAACATTGGCTATGGTTACTTGGGATTTGAAACCCTTTTAAAAATAATTTATCATCCTAAATTAGATGGGATGATTAAGATTTTAGAAACACCATATGTTGGAGAAAAGAAGCATGCGGTTGCTCCTTATAAGGATGAAATTGCAATGATTAAGGCAAAAAATTTTACTGACCCATTTCAACAAAAGGGTAAAATAAAAATAGATTTAGGAGAATAA
- a CDS encoding putative permease, whose translation MLKKEQNKKFSLADFVWLGFNYTVGIGFIGNFAILSNISQPDSIGIHVIWLFAVEGLIAGICAWAFAKMARVHHSNNNGASYIYVRTSFGKFWGIFVAFMQYVSLPFLITIQVMMLIRGSFGADWVSKINPDKSITVPWYAANWGSFGDLWLDFIGIAIYMSAAGIIFGGMKLYKKLANGTGIIKWVTAGFLILAGLVLAVQHGGENLSYWGHHTNFSLPGFIKAFNSCFFFFAGFEVFSTAGKNISNPEKNIGRGITLIMLISTIFYIVISIIFFAAFTKFVQNMQMGTWSLGFKNKIILYGGPIIMIISALALKINVAMQNALYGGTSLQPLSAEGYLPDHLRKLNKDGIPIRASILNLVITSLMIFIWLAIPDIIKGVSLTKQFGFMATPAETMTYQQPFDVSSLTEASSAITIFIYGMVIAVTLKLAYQRKIKMRVWEYLAFPIVFVILTFVFGWHYYSLINNIVISDGTKRDSAIIGAAIELAFVAFSVSFATIWYFTYYRAKYLRRMKEQPELQAKLDAEFEVRDDWKYVSLEIRHEIKNYLKRNQALYQATTNINYQDAEHLLTELNLIVEKSNSLDEEKDEPANEE comes from the coding sequence ATGCTTAAAAAAGAACAAAATAAGAAATTTAGTTTAGCAGATTTTGTTTGATTAGGCTTTAATTATACTGTTGGAATTGGTTTTATAGGTAATTTTGCTATTTTATCAAATATCTCACAACCTGACTCAATTGGAATTCATGTTATTTGATTATTTGCAGTTGAAGGTTTGATCGCAGGAATATGTGCGTGAGCATTTGCTAAAATGGCTAGAGTTCATCATTCTAATAATAATGGAGCTTCATACATTTATGTTCGAACAAGTTTTGGTAAATTTTGGGGAATTTTTGTTGCTTTTATGCAATATGTTTCCTTACCATTTTTAATTACAATTCAAGTAATGATGTTGATTCGTGGTTCATTTGGAGCAGATTGAGTTTCAAAAATAAATCCAGATAAAAGTATTACTGTCCCTTGGTATGCTGCAAACTGAGGGTCATTTGGTGACTTATGATTAGATTTTATTGGAATTGCTATTTATATGTCAGCAGCAGGAATTATTTTTGGGGGGATGAAATTATATAAAAAATTAGCGAATGGAACTGGTATTATTAAATGAGTTACAGCTGGATTTTTAATTTTAGCTGGTTTAGTATTGGCAGTTCAACATGGTGGTGAAAATTTAAGTTATTGAGGACATCATACGAATTTCTCGTTGCCAGGATTTATTAAAGCTTTTAATTCATGCTTTTTCTTCTTTGCTGGGTTTGAAGTCTTTTCAACTGCTGGGAAAAATATTAGTAATCCAGAGAAAAATATTGGCCGTGGAATTACACTAATTATGTTAATTAGTACAATTTTTTATATTGTTATTTCAATTATTTTCTTTGCTGCTTTTACTAAATTTGTTCAAAATATGCAAATGGGAACATGAAGTTTAGGTTTTAAAAATAAGATTATTTTATATGGTGGCCCAATTATTATGATTATTAGTGCTTTAGCATTGAAAATAAATGTTGCAATGCAAAATGCTTTATACGGGGGAACTTCATTACAACCATTATCGGCCGAAGGGTATTTACCAGATCATTTGCGTAAGTTAAATAAAGATGGAATACCAATTCGTGCTTCAATTTTAAACTTAGTTATTACAAGTTTAATGATTTTTATTTGGTTAGCAATCCCCGATATTATTAAAGGGGTTAGTTTAACAAAACAATTTGGTTTTATGGCAACCCCAGCAGAAACAATGACTTATCAGCAACCATTTGATGTTTCATCATTAACTGAAGCATCATCAGCTATTACAATTTTTATTTATGGTATGGTAATTGCTGTGACACTAAAATTAGCTTATCAACGAAAAATTAAGATGCGAGTATGAGAATATCTTGCCTTTCCAATTGTCTTTGTTATTTTAACTTTTGTTTTTGGATGACATTATTATAGTTTAATCAATAATATTGTTATTTCAGATGGAACAAAACGAGATAGTGCAATTATTGGAGCAGCAATTGAGTTAGCATTTGTTGCCTTTTCTGTTAGTTTTGCAACAATTTGATATTTTACTTATTATCGTGCAAAATATCTTCGTCGAATGAAAGAACAACCTGAATTGCAAGCTAAATTAGATGCTGAATTTGAAGTTAGAGATGATTGAAAATATGTTTCATTAGAAATTCGTCACGAAATTAAAAATTATTTAAAACGGAATCAAGCATTATATCAAGCAACAACTAATATTAATTATCAAGATGCAGAACATTTGCTCACGGAACTAAATCTTATTGTTGAAAAAAGTAATAGTCTTGATGAGGAAAAAGATGAACCAGCGAATGAAGAATAG